The stretch of DNA cacacacacacacacacacacacacagcattaggGCTGTAGGACTCTTCTAatggtagtctcatgtgtttttgtttccctTCCTGTACTGGGAAAGAAGAATGTCTGAAAACTTattttgtactatagtataCCACAGAAAGTTTAGCATGGAGTTGTCTTGAGGCAGAAAGctgaatttaaaatgtactgtattttattttatatctgTACATTTTATACAATATACAATTTGTACGAGGGGtaattttcattttcttttcttttccaatgCAACACTCaactgtgcaaaaatagaggatacagcaacacataatatatgcatttagcaatgcttcaagttgtctgtgtttttttagttcattgtacattGAGAGATACAGTAGTTTAGTGGGAGAGAGCATGCACTATAGTTATGGAAGTGGAGTCACAAGTATGAGTCACAAGTATGAAGTGATTttgtggttgtagtgcatttttaGGTTTactgatgtgctgaggtgtgtgtctgtaatgcccactgtgtgaagagttttgaaaaagtagaCATAGTATGAAaattgaaaatgattggaaaaaaattaaaactctATTACCTTTACTCATACTCATAGTTCCTTATGTACTATACCAatgagccacatcatgtttgtaCACTTTAATTTTCAAATGATTCAACCTTTTTACAAATGTCCTAATTGAAGCCTACTACAGTGATTCATGAAGAGGCCATGTAGTGGGCTATATCTCAAAGCACGTTTTGTATTTccaacagtggtgtaaaagtaaGCTACACTCTGCAGCTTTAGAAGGAGCTCAGTAGcgaaaaataccaattctcacaTGATGGGGCTTGAATCTTTCATGCGTTATTATCACTTCAAAAGTCTACGAAACTTCAAGCAGCTTTTGCCTTCATTTTCAGAATCTTATTATGTACCTTACTTATATTaatttgcattcattttgagttaCATGCATGAAGTCACCGTGAACACTATTTATAGTCCTCATGGCAATCAGCGAGACTGATATCAATATGCCCTTATAAAACAGGTTGCAGGGATGCAGGCTTtgttttattataataatttaacCTATACCTATACCTTATAAAATATGTTAGTGgtgatataaaaatataatcCACAATAAGAGATAGGCCAATACATTCTGTGCTTTTTTTATCTGAGTAATGAGCTTCATTGCGTTCTCACCATCGGGTGTCGCTGATTTGCATATAATTTTTCTGTAAATCCCAAAGTTTGCGGTAAAAGATTCTCTAATCATCAATCACTCCACTCGACCCGATCAACAATCACTCCACTCGACCCGACCAACAATCACTCACCTCAACCCGACCAATAATCACTCCACTTAACCCAGCGACCAGTTGAATATAAAGAAGGCCTTGATGGTGCACAGTGTGGTTGCATGATCACGTACATATTCGCTCAAACTTAACATTGAGACTGGAAAGactgtagagaaagagagggttaaGGAGATCGAGTGCAGGGGGGCGGGGTTTGACTTTTAACGTTTGCACCTCCCATTTTGATTGATCATGTGAGCATGGTGCTTACTACTACTCACATTtggtctggtcaccctacacaATAATTCTAAACTTAAACACAGATTAAATAAAGGAACTTGGTGGATAGCATACTTAATATTAAGTATAGACTTAATACATAATTCACATAGGTTTGTGCAAGCGCGAGATGAGAAGTCTACGATGGGCATGACCTCGAGTGCAGTtgatcattattagaaagaacatcaacaGCACAGACCCTCAATCTTGGGCACGGGAGgcaggcgtgctagcaaggaggctaaaccccatgggtgctagtgtctgtcgCTGCACGTCTCATCTCGTCTCGTCACGTCTCTGGGTGTTGGGGACTGAGGTTTACTGATTGCTCAACTCTGTTCatgctggctaccgttacaaAAGTCCAAATGAAAACGTTCTTTTTGACTCTAGAAAGAGTGTTTaatattttttgtatgtttaaCTTCAACAGGTTACATTTtgcatgcataaaaaaaaaatcataaaagaACATGGTAGGTGTATTACATTACATGAATGTGAGTTATTTACACATCCTAGGGAAATGGGAAACTGGAATGGGAAACTCATATAAAAGGCCACTTTGAACACTGAATGAATGTTAAGCAGCTCTGTGTATAGACATATAAGTTAACAAAAGCTATATTCAAGCACCGCTGGTCACAATGGTAATGTAAAACAGGATATATTCAGGCCAAGCTAACTTTAAGCTTAGCTAAAATCAACTggaaaaacagtgtgtgtgtgtgtgtgtgtgtgtgtgtgtgtgtgtctgtgtgtgtgtttggcatgtttgcatttgtatgtgtgcgtatgtacgtAAATGTAGATTTCCCTGTACAGTATATGGGTTACATCCTACTTTCTCATCAGCAAATTCTGTAGTTATTTTTCATCAGTGGTTGTCCCTCCGCATCCTGATCAAGTGACTGCTCAAAGCTCCCCTCGCAGACGGCAGGCGATTCACACACTTCTTCTGCCTCGGTCTCCTCAAGGGCCAGCTGGAGGTTCCTGTAATGCTGATGGGAAGCCATTCAAACAACATTTGTGAGGTACGGCTGAGTCACTGTCTCTAAAAGTGCACACAGTTGAATATCAATAGATCAATTTAATTTGTTAATCCAGATCATGTTATACGAATACAGTGTTTTCAATTAGGATTATTGAtacaaattgtatttattttagatAAACAAACAACCCTAAATTAtccttttattttttacatgcaACAAGATACTGGTATCAGCTACAAATTAATATATGGacattttaaaaaaaagcatgttTTATCCCTACTTGATGAGGTTGATCTGGCAGTAGCCGTCCAATAAGTTCTCCAACTTTACTGAATGTTGGACGCTGTGTTGGTTCCAGGCTCCAGCACATTCTCATGATTGTATACCTGAAGGTAAGAGGATGATATCAAGTGTATTTTCTGAATTTAAAAAGATTATGTGTCATTCTTCCATAATTTGTCGGTGTTATTTGAATGGAAAATCTCCACAGAATTGTGTTATGAAATTGCACAATACTTGCAGTAATTGTTGGCACTTACATCTCTGATGGTGCAAAGTCTGGCTGAGACATCTGATACCCGTCTTGAATCATTTTATAGAATCTGGAGTTCACCATTATATCAGGGTATGGGCTTTTACCTATGGTAATGAGAtgcaacaacaaaataattttTGTATAGCACTGTGCATAGTTTATATGTATAGTATTTGGCATTTGTCTTAACGTATCTTCTGCATTTGCGTGTCAAAGAGGAAATACCATATTTTGCTTTTCAAACAGTCGTTCAAACAGTGAAAACAGTGAAATGAATGTAGGGACTTTGTATGTTGAGGTTTGACGCCCACCTAGAGAGAAGATCTCCCACAGCAGTATGCCATAAGACCAGACATCACTCTGCACTGTGTACACACAATCAAAGATGCTCTCGGGAGACATCCACTTCACTGGCAGTCgtgcctgcagaacacacagaaacacacctgcTGTTCACCAGTGCACACATCACATCATCTTCCtcacaacatcacaacaacCTGCTGTGTCTGCATCCTACTCACCCACTGTCTATGGCTGACAACATCAACTCAACTCAATTTAGTTCATATttctatagcgccaaaacaattgaattgtctcaaggcactttacagagcccagaacctgaagcccccccccccccccaacatagaaacagagagggttCAGGCTCTTAAAAAATTTGTACACATTAGGTGTGATACAGACAAAGTGCACCACAGTGCAGTCACCTATACACGCATGGATGCATAATCAAAACCATGTTAATTGATGATAAATGGGCGATGATGTGTTCCTGGAGATGAGGCAGACGCTCACTCACATTTCCTTTGACCACATAATTGGAGTCGTTCATTATGTCTCTGGCAAGCCCAAAATCACAGATCTTGGCCACACAGCAATCAGTCAGGAGAACATTCCGGGCAGCCACATCTCTGTGAATGcactgcaaaacaaacacactcacagcgcTACTGACAGCAGATGTCATGAAAATAATTGTTGCTGGAACACTGCCCAGGAGTCTACTACCATATATCTACAACatttataacatatatatatatatatatatatatatatatatatatatatatatatgtatatattatatatatgaatgtgtttattacATTGCGAGCGGCTAGGAAGTCCATGCCCTGAGCCACATCATAGGAGAATCGTAGTAAGTCCTCCATGCCAAACAATCTGGATTCTGTCTCTGGGTGGCAACCTGAAAGCATACCAGGGGAACACAGATATTTTTGGGTTTGGCACGTCACTGCAACTCTTGACATATAAAATGgatttttacacctctggtcaCACTGAAAGGCGAACTATAAATGACTTCTGTTTTTGAAGATTCGGTAAACtcgcctctgcctctgccaagGTAGCCAGGCCCCAATGAAAGCTCTgtgcttttctgttttttttttttgtgtgtgtgtgtttgctccagAGGCACACTTGAACTGAGCTTCCTCTGTCTCACCACACTGTGCCTCTTTCTgtggagcacagcacagcacttcAGCCATTTGCTATTTACCTACCCAGTGACTGGTGCCTTGGCTTCTGCTCCGATGACATGTCCTGGTAGTCGGAGCCAGAGCAGGAGATGCCGCTGTCGCTGTTAGCGCACAGacgggagggggggagaaagagagagaaaagtgagagttgagaaagtgagagttcTTGTTTCCATGACTTCAAAATGTTATGGTGCTAAACTGTAAGGTGTTGGTGGGCTGCAGGCTTCTGTGATGTCAGTTAATTTGTTCACTTCACAGTTCTGCCTTGGCTGACACCCACCAGATGAGGTCACCtaatttgtgtgggtgtgctggACGTGGTACGACAGTATCAGGGCTATCATGTCCGCTAATCCCTTCTGCTTCGGGTTTACAAACCCAAAATATAAGGTGCATCtgcttgtttgctgtttgtAATACCCAAACAAACCTTCTGACACGGTGGTCTTCAGTGAGGTTCTTGTAGAGCGTGCTCTCACTGGAAATGCTGGAGACACTCAAGACTGAGGACACAAACATCTCTGCCCGGCCGCGTAAGAAGTTTAGCAGGTCGCCGTGACCACAGTACTCTGTGATCATTAGCATTGGCCCTGAAATGGAAAACAGTTACATTATCTGAATTGTGGCCTTATTatgtaataaataatacatatcTTCTTTAGGGATCATTTCTACAAAAGAGTAGTGCCAAACAGATGTAATACAGTAATGGTGGGAattttcaacaacaacaaaaataacttTGCATTGTAATGTCATTCAAATATCCTGgctactctctgtgtgtgattattaAGCCTTACCTCCTTGTGTACAGGCACCCAGTAGGTTGACTATATTGCTGTGGGGTCCTAAGTGGCTCAGAATCTTCAGTTCTGACATcagagcctctctctcctctgaatgGGCTCTGGCTACAGAGGGGATAACATCTTTATTTGACATTTTATGATCTAGTGTTACCATTAATCACATCAGCACAACCTTCAGATGCTTCTGGATAGGACTGTCTTGTCTCTGTTTAAACTAattcattgttattattatataacaAACTAAACTTACGTTTGAGCATCTTCACTGCCACACGGGTGATGTCTTCATCTGTGCCTAGGCCATAAGCTGTGGCCTCCACCACCTTCCCAAAGGCCCCAGTACCCAACACTTGACCTGGGACATGTAAGTAATTCCCATGTAAAAGTTTGAAATGAACAACTCTATTCAGACATGCAATAGAATTTCAACAAATTTGAAGAGTTGCTTACCAAGCCTTAGCCTTTCACGTGGAAACTCCCACTTGTCATTGTATGGAAGCTGGGATGGATCAATAAATGTGTAGTTGTTCCCATCACTGAGCTCGATTATTTTCCATCTGATTTCAAATTTAGGTTTCTGTAAGAGGGAACACAGTTTTAATGTTTTCAATGAGATTTTGTTTGCATGaatgaaaaacagacagatgaaGATGTATGTTTGACAAGATGTACCTGTTTGTACTTGTAGAAAACAACTGCGAGCAGGATTGTCAATATTCCGACCATGCTTGATGCACCAATGAGGGTTGATGTGAAATTATTAGATACTAGAATTCTTGGAACTGCgacagctaaaaaaaaaggtatCCACAGTGATTTAGTTAATTACCCTGGTGGTAAAATTAAAATGAAGAGCAATACATTATTTAAATTGTAAATGATGAATAATTTGTCTTGTGTCATGCTGTAAACTGACATTATTAATAGAATCAAAGGAGTTCATTTAATAGCTTTTTGAAATTGAAAAAGGGATGTGAACTTATTCTAAGGATCTCCTCAAATCTGTAGCTGTGGATACATTGTAGATGTAGACATATATCTATATAAAAACATGTATAGCCACTGATGTATGAAACAAAGCGTGATTGTCTTACAGGTGAAGTCAAAAGAAATAGTGTCCCGGTCCTCTCCAGCAAGGTTCACTGCTATACATTGTATGGACATTCTGGTGTTGGTGTGGTTCACATGGAGAACACTTTCCACCTGCCCTTGCCCAGACTCACTCTGTTTCACCACAAAGGCCTCTCCCTCTAGACTGACGTTTTTGTCACATCTGTAAGCCGAAATGATTGCTGTTTTGTTAGTGGATGTTGAGCCTATGTGGTCATtgcttctgttttgtttatctTTACGTGGAAAGAGTCCTGTACTCACGTGGTGCTGAGGCCCGCGCATTGATACCAGTAAATTACAGGTGAAGGGTAGCCAGTGGCAACACAGGTCAGTGAATTATTATCCCATCTAACCAAAGCGCTTGGCTTGTCTATTTAAAAGAAACCAGAGGAAGAaagtgaaaaacacacaaaaaaagacatccgTATACCAACAGACTTGGTTCTGTCTTCCAGTTAGTACccacaagagacagagacattgaaGTTCAGTGAGGCATTGACTTTGTCGCTCCTGGCATGGATGGTGTACAGGCCCTGTTCTTCCCGCTTCACGCTCCTCAGAAGCCGTGTGCTTTTGTATCTataacacacaagcacaccaggCAGCAAACCCGACAGTTAAGCACCAAAATTATATTAAGGATAATTAAAAAACGAATTTGGACACTTGGACATTTGGACATTACAAAGCCATTTGTTACCCATTTGCAATTTTGAGAGAAGTTTCTTCCTGGTTTGTTGCATTACAGAGTACAGTTGTATCCCACCAGTGGTCTTCCATCTCTGGGTAAGCAGTGATTTGGACACCCAGTGTaatactctctccttctattaCATGGACAGCCACACCATCATCATTGTCCCCAAACTTGTCCAAACGTGTCCCCAAACTTGTCCccaaggagagcagagggacaaGATTGATGTATGCCTCCTCTGTTGTAGGGACATAAGAACAAAAATAGGCATACAGGTTATAGACTCTTAAATCACATCCTGCCCCAGACAGATGGAATGACAAAAGACTTGCCTATAACTTGCAGGTGCATAGTGGAGGAGTTTACACCAGCTTCATTGGCGGCCTCGCAGGTGATGTTCCCTGTGTCAGACAGACTCACAGAGGGAATGGTCAAGGTGCTGGTTAATTGCACTCCTGCATGATCTGAAGAGGTGGACCGCTTATGTGTCATCTCCTAGGAGAAAACAATGAATTTGAAAGTCAAGGTCAAACAGCAAAGCATTTAACAGGATTGTGAAATTGCCCTTTAGTTGTCATCCATAAATGGTCACATCACACTCAGACATGTAAACAGCTGACCAAAAGTACGGTGTGAAGTCACAAGATGTtgattgtgcttgctctaaggggggctcaggcactgggctctgtaaaacgCATTGAGACAATTGGATTGTTTTGCCGCTatataaacaaaaatacattCAATTGAATGATGTTTCATGAAGCGAAGAGATGAGTCATACTCGACCAGAAGTATGTGTCCAGGTGACACTGAAAATGCGGTTGGGGTTAGTACAAGTGCATTGGATTTGCAGCTTTTCCCCAACAATACGAATGGGCTCC from Clupea harengus chromosome 8, Ch_v2.0.2, whole genome shotgun sequence encodes:
- the csf1rb gene encoding macrophage colony-stimulating factor 1 receptor 1, whose protein sequence is MMMLYLALLLGVLPCAAQDWRPPLIELNKTAVSEAEICLPVGTRFTLSCRGNSSVSWKTSPRSHSRHIKNNLIRVKEATVIHTGRYKCLYDERPELHSELYIYITNGEMFTPAMSNVEVTEEGSDYLIGCLLTDPSATDLSLRLTNGSAVPQDMNYTVDPKRGILVRGLLPHHSGEYVCSASVRGKNGISEPYGLIIRPKVRSPPGVLMTVQEPIRIVGEKLQIQCTCTNPNRIFSVTWTHTSGREMTHKRSTSSDHAGVQLTSTLTIPSVSLSDTGNITCEAANEAGVNSSTMHLQVIEEAYINLVPLLSLGTSLGTRLDKFGDNDDGVAVHVIEGESITLGVQITAYPEMEDHWWDTTVLCNATNQEETSLKIANGYKSTRLLRSVKREEQGLYTIHARSDKVNASLNFNVSVSYKPSALVRWDNNSLTCVATGYPSPVIYWYQCAGLSTTCDKNVSLEGEAFVVKQSESGQGQVESVLHVNHTNTRMSIQCIAVNLAGEDRDTISFDFTSVAVPRILVSNNFTSTLIGASSMVGILTILLAVVFYKYKQKPKFEIRWKIIELSDGNNYTFIDPSQLPYNDKWEFPRERLRLGQVLGTGAFGKVVEATAYGLGTDEDITRVAVKMLKPRAHSEEREALMSELKILSHLGPHSNIVNLLGACTQGGPMLMITEYCGHGDLLNFLRGRAEMFVSSVLSVSSISSESTLYKNLTEDHRVRSDSGISCSGSDYQDMSSEQKPRHQSLGCHPETESRLFGMEDLLRFSYDVAQGMDFLAARNCIHRDVAARNVLLTDCCVAKICDFGLARDIMNDSNYVVKGNARLPVKWMSPESIFDCVYTVQSDVWSYGILLWEIFSLGKSPYPDIMVNSRFYKMIQDGYQMSQPDFAPSEMYTIMRMCWSLEPTQRPTFSKVGELIGRLLPDQPHQHYRNLQLALEETEAEEVCESPAVCEGSFEQSLDQDAEGQPLMKNNYRIC